In Pedobacter sp. W3I1, one DNA window encodes the following:
- a CDS encoding SusC/RagA family TonB-linked outer membrane protein, which translates to MNRKNIVTCCLCLVAFLLRITQTAAQEQKDSVVKVPFRKVSAPLPNDSLVRTAFRTVAREDLLGGVSSVNIAALLKKSYGSRSLDNLQSFVGGYNGNIWGQAPLILVDGIPRNAADVRLVEVQSITVLKSASAVMLYGSTAAKGAILITTNRGSVKPLSINVRANTGIFVPKAYPKYLNGADYMTLYNEALTNDGIATSGAGFTQQQIDNTRAGTNPYRYPDVDFFSSDYLKNAYSKSDLTTEVSGGNEFARYYTNIGLSYNNSLIKYGEQQKNSDFGFNVRGNVDMNITKWLTASADAVAISSNNYAGRGDFWGASSTIAPTFNRFSPLIPIDRLDPSNPALQTFVKNSNHIIDGKFLLGGQSTNPTNVFSDMLAAGYIRTKSSTFLYNVGLKADLASLVQGLSFTTATSMDYASLYSEAYNLPYATYRPTWSTVNGQDVITALEKFGEDKNSTNEYVGRSTYTQTMSFRSQFDYARIFANHHSVTATVLGWWYKTQFSSDIDNQGGSDYQPVLNTNLGFQAGYNFKRKYYLDFTGALVHSAKLPPGKRNALSPSVSVGWRISNERFFKENVSFVDDLKFNASYASVNQDLDVTGYRANNVNEPVDYYLYQGYYSNTAALGGYYQWRDGVAGGRTTLSGQSENLDLTFIKRNEWRVGLDASFFKNLLTLDLNYFSQNTNGLLARGVTIYPSYFSGSGDFRPWINFNEDKRKGLDFSLNLNKHIGAVQYSLGVSGMLYNSKAMKRDEIVDQAYLARAGRPLDAYYGYLSEGFFQSQADIDAHAKQTFGVVKPGDLKYKDLNGDGLIDGRDQQDLGHTGWAASPFTYGLNLTVKYKNFTLFALGSGSGGAVGFKNSSYYWVGGSGKYSEVVLDRWTEATKLTASYPRLTTNSNNNFRNSTFWLYKTNRFDLNRVQLTYDFDQKFLKDSFVHGLSLYVQGDNLLVISNERKLMETNIGTAPQTRFFNLGARASF; encoded by the coding sequence AGGTGGCTACAACGGGAATATATGGGGGCAAGCGCCACTAATTCTTGTAGATGGAATCCCCAGGAATGCTGCAGACGTCAGGTTGGTTGAAGTACAGTCTATAACGGTGTTAAAAAGTGCCAGTGCTGTGATGCTCTACGGAAGCACAGCCGCTAAAGGTGCTATTTTAATCACAACCAATAGGGGAAGCGTGAAACCTTTGAGTATTAATGTCCGTGCAAATACCGGCATTTTTGTGCCTAAGGCTTATCCCAAATACCTGAACGGAGCAGACTACATGACCCTGTATAATGAGGCACTGACCAATGATGGAATAGCAACTTCGGGAGCTGGATTCACTCAGCAGCAAATCGACAACACAAGGGCTGGAACAAATCCCTACCGGTACCCTGATGTGGATTTCTTTAGTTCGGACTATCTTAAAAATGCTTACTCAAAGTCTGATCTGACCACTGAGGTTTCAGGAGGGAATGAGTTTGCACGGTATTACACCAATATTGGTCTGAGCTATAATAATAGTCTCATAAAATATGGTGAGCAGCAAAAAAACAGTGACTTTGGTTTCAACGTAAGGGGTAATGTGGACATGAACATTACAAAATGGCTGACCGCCTCGGCTGATGCGGTAGCAATATCTTCTAATAATTACGCAGGAAGAGGAGACTTTTGGGGAGCAAGTTCTACGATTGCCCCAACCTTTAACAGGTTCTCTCCATTGATCCCAATAGACAGGCTTGATCCAAGCAACCCAGCCTTACAGACTTTTGTGAAGAATAGTAACCACATCATTGACGGAAAATTCCTGCTTGGCGGGCAGAGTACAAATCCCACCAACGTATTTTCTGATATGCTGGCCGCGGGATACATCCGCACAAAATCGAGTACTTTTCTCTATAATGTGGGCTTAAAGGCCGACCTGGCATCTTTGGTACAAGGACTTTCCTTTACTACAGCAACCAGTATGGATTATGCTTCATTATATTCTGAAGCTTATAACCTGCCTTACGCAACTTACCGCCCAACATGGTCTACGGTAAATGGTCAGGATGTCATCACTGCGCTTGAAAAATTCGGTGAGGATAAGAATTCTACAAATGAATATGTAGGCAGGTCAACTTATACGCAAACAATGTCATTCCGATCCCAGTTTGATTATGCCAGGATTTTTGCAAATCACCATTCGGTAACCGCTACAGTACTTGGATGGTGGTATAAAACACAGTTCTCCAGTGATATTGATAATCAGGGAGGAAGTGATTATCAACCTGTTTTAAACACAAACCTTGGATTCCAGGCCGGTTATAATTTCAAAAGAAAGTATTATCTGGATTTTACAGGTGCTTTAGTTCATTCTGCTAAACTGCCACCTGGAAAACGAAATGCGCTATCGCCTTCAGTTTCTGTTGGATGGAGAATCAGTAATGAGCGCTTTTTTAAAGAGAACGTTTCCTTTGTGGATGATCTGAAATTTAATGCTTCTTATGCCTCGGTGAACCAGGATCTGGATGTAACCGGCTATAGGGCCAATAATGTGAATGAGCCTGTTGATTATTATTTGTATCAGGGCTATTACAGCAATACTGCTGCCCTTGGAGGATATTATCAATGGCGGGATGGGGTTGCAGGTGGAAGGACTACACTTTCCGGACAATCGGAAAATCTTGATCTTACCTTTATTAAACGCAATGAATGGAGGGTGGGCTTAGATGCATCGTTTTTCAAAAACCTCCTTACCCTTGATCTGAATTATTTCTCTCAAAATACAAACGGACTTCTGGCACGTGGTGTAACCATTTATCCTTCTTATTTCTCCGGATCAGGTGATTTTCGTCCCTGGATTAATTTTAATGAAGATAAACGCAAGGGTCTGGATTTCTCGCTCAATCTGAATAAGCATATCGGAGCAGTGCAGTACTCACTGGGTGTATCGGGCATGTTGTATAATAGTAAGGCGATGAAACGGGATGAGATTGTAGATCAGGCTTATCTGGCCAGAGCAGGAAGACCTCTCGATGCGTATTATGGCTATTTGAGTGAAGGGTTCTTTCAAAGTCAGGCAGATATAGATGCACATGCCAAACAAACTTTCGGCGTGGTGAAACCCGGAGACCTGAAATATAAAGATCTTAACGGGGATGGACTCATCGATGGCAGGGACCAGCAGGACCTGGGCCACACTGGCTGGGCTGCCTCACCTTTCACCTATGGATTAAACCTGACGGTGAAATACAAAAACTTCACCCTTTTTGCTTTAGGCTCCGGTAGTGGAGGTGCTGTTGGCTTCAAGAACAGTTCTTATTACTGGGTAGGGGGAAGCGGTAAATATTCTGAGGTGGTTTTAGACCGCTGGACAGAGGCTACAAAACTTACTGCAAGTTATCCCCGGTTAACTACAAACAGCAATAATAATTTTCGTAATTCCACTTTTTGGTTATATAAAACTAACCGGTTTGATCTCAACAGGGTTCAGTTGACCTACGATTTCGATCAGAAGTTTTTAAAAGATTCTTTTGTTCATGGCCTTAGTTTATACGTTCAGGGTGATAATCTTTTGGTGATTTCAAATGAACGAAAACTAATGGAAACTAATATTGGTACCGCACCACAGACCCGTTTTTTCAACCTGGGTGCCAGGGCTTCTTTTTAA
- a CDS encoding RagB/SusD family nutrient uptake outer membrane protein — MKLRIFIIGLVALALAGCKKILEPEPENLKTIEQMYTDANFAQGFLINAYRTIPAYYDNSDFATDDAVTNQLTHPYLQLASGSWTAASNPASVWNQSYEAMQYINLFLANSAKVSWAVDPESSKLFNIRMRGEAFGLRGLYLYFQLRNHGGIASNGQLTGVPIITQYQNATSEFNLPRASFDACVKQIYKDLDSAEAYLPVEYNDVSSAAQIPARFRSVTQNAETYNRVMGQYARQLFNGLIAKSFRTRTALLAASPAFKNASNSLTWADAADYAAQIIDYKGGANSLPQNGGTYYANTAEVDGLGGGNNPSEVIWRENIVTNDGTQEGQHFPPSLFGNGLMNPTQNLVDAFPMANGYPIDHPNANYLSANPYVGRDPRFGKYIFFNGSTAGVSNTVIRTGSGSGSDDGVNVRATSTRTGYYMKKRLRMDVNRNPISISGKTHYNPRIRYTEMYLAYAEAANEAWGPTGLGTHTYSAYDIIKNIRKRAFGFSSDPYLEECKSDVGKMRELIRNERRLELCFESFRFWDLRRWKVDLTKLNETARGMDVNGNVFTPLSVEPRAFQSYMYYGPIPNSEVLKYSQLIQNQGWK, encoded by the coding sequence ATGAAATTAAGAATATTTATTATCGGATTAGTTGCCCTTGCGCTTGCCGGGTGCAAGAAAATTCTTGAACCGGAACCGGAAAACCTTAAAACTATTGAGCAAATGTACACCGATGCCAATTTTGCGCAGGGTTTTTTGATTAACGCTTATCGTACCATCCCGGCCTATTATGATAACTCGGATTTTGCCACTGATGATGCGGTCACCAATCAGCTCACCCATCCCTACCTGCAGTTGGCCAGTGGTTCATGGACCGCTGCCAGCAATCCGGCCTCTGTATGGAACCAGTCTTATGAGGCGATGCAGTACATCAATCTTTTCCTCGCCAATTCGGCTAAGGTAAGCTGGGCTGTAGACCCCGAAAGTTCGAAGCTTTTCAATATCCGCATGAGAGGGGAAGCTTTTGGTTTAAGAGGCCTTTATCTTTATTTTCAGTTACGAAACCATGGTGGTATTGCCTCCAATGGTCAACTGACAGGGGTGCCGATCATTACCCAATATCAGAACGCAACGAGCGAATTCAATTTGCCAAGGGCCAGTTTTGATGCCTGCGTAAAGCAAATCTATAAAGACCTGGACAGTGCTGAGGCTTATCTTCCTGTTGAATATAACGATGTATCTTCGGCCGCGCAAATTCCTGCCAGGTTTCGCAGTGTTACCCAGAATGCAGAGACTTATAACCGTGTAATGGGGCAGTATGCCCGTCAGCTTTTCAACGGGTTGATCGCCAAATCTTTCCGCACAAGAACCGCTTTGCTGGCGGCAAGTCCTGCTTTTAAAAATGCATCCAATTCCCTCACCTGGGCAGATGCTGCAGATTATGCCGCACAGATCATCGATTATAAGGGTGGCGCAAATAGTCTTCCGCAAAATGGCGGAACTTATTATGCCAATACAGCCGAAGTTGATGGGTTAGGCGGGGGAAATAATCCATCCGAGGTGATCTGGAGAGAAAATATAGTAACCAATGATGGTACCCAGGAAGGACAGCACTTCCCGCCTTCACTATTTGGAAACGGACTAATGAATCCCACGCAAAATTTAGTGGATGCTTTTCCTATGGCCAACGGTTATCCGATTGATCATCCTAACGCAAATTATCTGTCCGCTAATCCTTATGTAGGAAGAGATCCGAGGTTTGGGAAGTATATCTTTTTTAACGGAAGTACTGCAGGCGTTTCCAATACGGTAATCCGGACAGGAAGTGGTTCTGGTTCTGATGATGGGGTGAATGTTAGGGCCACTTCAACAAGGACAGGTTACTATATGAAAAAACGTTTGAGAATGGATGTTAACCGAAATCCGATTTCAATCAGCGGAAAAACCCATTATAATCCCAGGATACGTTACACTGAAATGTATCTTGCTTATGCAGAAGCCGCAAATGAAGCCTGGGGACCAACAGGACTGGGTACCCATACTTATTCGGCTTATGATATCATCAAAAATATCCGTAAAAGAGCATTTGGTTTTTCAAGCGACCCATACCTGGAGGAGTGTAAATCTGATGTGGGTAAGATGCGCGAACTGATTAGAAATGAACGACGCCTGGAACTCTGCTTTGAAAGTTTTCGTTTCTGGGATCTACGCCGCTGGAAAGTGGATTTAACCAAATTAAATGAGACTGCAAGAGGAATGGATGTTAATGGTAACGTTTTTACCCCTTTGAGTGTTGAACCGCGTGCCTTTCAGAGTTATATGTATTATGGTCCCATCCCTAATTCGGAAGTGTTGAAATATAGTCAGTTAATTCAAAATCAGGGCTGGAAATAA
- a CDS encoding DUF5627 domain-containing protein, translating to MKINHICLGLAAAIGLLSSCKNDDLAFPDYAYKAVYFANQYPLRTVVLGEDLLVDNTLDNEHKVSIKATLGGVNENKEKVTIGVKVDESLLDGLNFTNGGSEVLALPSAYYKLGSSQIFIEPGSVLGGVDVQLTDAFFADPKSLTRNYVIPLVMTSVNGADSILKGMPAVNSPSRFVAANWITRPKDYVLYAVKYVNPWQGNYLRKGVDQITQSNGAVSTVARRTENVESNQVVSISTTSLKVATLPLTIKNSSGNNVNFSLVLNFADGNNCTIAANSTDFDISGSGKFVSKGEKNSIGGTERSAIYLDYTVNFKNLSVKYATKDTLIVRERGIKAEYFDVVKN from the coding sequence ATGAAAATTAATCATATCTGTCTGGGTTTGGCAGCGGCTATTGGCCTGCTCTCATCATGTAAAAATGATGATCTTGCTTTTCCTGATTATGCCTATAAGGCTGTCTATTTTGCCAATCAATATCCGCTGCGAACAGTCGTGCTGGGCGAAGATTTGCTGGTGGATAATACATTGGATAATGAGCACAAAGTTTCCATCAAGGCTACCCTTGGAGGTGTTAATGAGAATAAAGAAAAAGTAACCATTGGTGTGAAAGTAGATGAAAGTTTGTTGGATGGCCTTAACTTTACTAATGGAGGCAGTGAAGTGCTTGCTTTGCCTTCGGCGTATTATAAACTGGGTTCCAGCCAGATTTTCATTGAGCCTGGGAGCGTCCTTGGCGGTGTTGATGTTCAATTAACAGACGCTTTCTTTGCCGATCCTAAATCGCTCACCAGAAACTATGTTATTCCGCTTGTGATGACCAGTGTTAACGGAGCGGATTCCATATTGAAAGGTATGCCTGCAGTGAACAGCCCATCACGGTTTGTTGCCGCAAACTGGATCACACGTCCAAAAGATTATGTGCTATATGCCGTTAAGTACGTAAACCCCTGGCAAGGAAATTACCTGAGAAAGGGAGTGGATCAGATTACGCAGTCAAACGGAGCGGTGAGTACGGTAGCCCGGAGGACTGAAAATGTGGAAAGCAATCAGGTGGTCAGTATATCAACCACTTCGCTCAAGGTTGCAACCTTGCCATTAACCATTAAAAACAGTAGCGGAAACAATGTCAATTTTAGCCTGGTTTTAAACTTTGCCGATGGTAACAATTGTACCATTGCAGCCAACTCAACCGATTTTGATATCTCCGGATCCGGAAAGTTTGTTTCTAAAGGTGAAAAAAATAGTATCGGAGGAACTGAACGCAGTGCAATATACCTGGACTACACTGTTAATTTTAAAAACCTGAGTGTGAAATATGCGACAAAAGATACGCTCATTGTTAGAGAGAGGGGAATCAAAGCGGAGTATTTTGATGTGGTGAAAAATTAG
- a CDS encoding glycoside hydrolase 43 family protein, whose translation MKNLVFYLCAVLLNGLFCFTAYSQIATNPIIAADVPDPSIIRVGKDYYMSSTTMHMSPGLPIMKSTDLVNWKIVTYVYDTLANTDQLNLNNGKNDYGRGSWASSLRYHKGRFYVSTFSGTTNKTYIYSTTDIEKGPWKKSAFSPALHDHSLFFEKDRVFMVYGAGKIMLAELNADFSGIKTGTSPKVLIENATQVAGGNPGLPAEGSQLFKVKGKYYLFNIAWPGNSMRTVIIHKSDRLSGPYTGRIGLQDKGVAQGGLISTLKGQWFSYLFRDYGAVGRIPYLLPVKWEQGWPVIGLNGKAPDRLPLDKNLSLIPGIVDSDSFEGTGEGSGLKKVWQWNHNPDHSNWSLSRRKGYLVIQTSRIDSSVLWARNTLTQRTVAPASSAETSIDLENMKIGDCAGMLLLQKKYGWIGVKSSKEGLFIVVTTVNDNQPVESVKIPLKQQKIYLKLSCDFTDRRDLASFAYSLDGKSWNTVGEKLKMSYTLPHFMGYRFGLFNFATQQIGGHADFDYFNIKIN comes from the coding sequence ATGAAAAACCTTGTATTTTATCTGTGTGCTGTGCTTTTAAATGGATTGTTTTGTTTTACAGCCTATAGCCAAATCGCAACAAATCCTATCATCGCTGCTGATGTACCCGATCCGTCGATTATCCGGGTAGGAAAAGACTATTACATGAGCAGTACGACCATGCATATGAGCCCTGGTCTTCCTATTATGAAGTCCACTGATCTGGTAAACTGGAAGATTGTGACTTATGTTTATGATACCCTGGCAAATACCGACCAGCTTAATTTAAATAATGGCAAAAATGACTACGGGAGAGGATCCTGGGCCAGTAGTTTACGCTACCATAAAGGTCGGTTTTATGTGAGTACTTTTTCCGGCACAACCAACAAAACGTACATATATTCTACTACAGACATTGAAAAAGGGCCGTGGAAAAAGTCTGCCTTCAGCCCTGCACTTCATGATCACTCCCTGTTTTTTGAAAAAGACCGGGTATTTATGGTTTATGGGGCAGGCAAAATTATGCTTGCTGAGTTAAATGCTGATTTTTCCGGAATAAAAACAGGTACAAGCCCCAAAGTATTGATAGAAAACGCTACCCAGGTTGCCGGTGGTAATCCCGGTTTGCCTGCTGAAGGTTCCCAGCTTTTCAAGGTAAAGGGTAAATATTATCTTTTCAATATTGCCTGGCCCGGAAACAGTATGCGTACAGTAATTATTCATAAATCCGACAGGTTATCGGGTCCCTATACCGGAAGAATCGGTCTTCAGGATAAAGGTGTGGCACAGGGTGGACTGATCAGTACCCTAAAAGGTCAATGGTTTTCCTACCTGTTTCGTGATTATGGAGCAGTTGGTAGAATTCCTTATTTACTTCCCGTTAAATGGGAGCAGGGCTGGCCGGTTATAGGCCTGAATGGAAAAGCCCCTGACAGGCTTCCTCTGGATAAAAACCTGAGCCTGATTCCCGGTATCGTGGATTCTGACAGCTTCGAGGGCACGGGTGAAGGAAGCGGTCTTAAAAAGGTCTGGCAATGGAATCATAATCCGGATCATTCCAACTGGTCGCTCTCCAGAAGAAAGGGGTATCTGGTGATACAAACCTCCAGGATTGATAGCTCGGTGCTTTGGGCCAGAAATACCCTTACCCAAAGAACGGTAGCGCCGGCAAGTTCAGCCGAAACCAGCATAGACCTGGAAAATATGAAAATAGGGGATTGCGCCGGAATGTTACTGCTTCAGAAAAAGTACGGCTGGATTGGAGTTAAATCCTCAAAAGAAGGCCTCTTCATCGTGGTTACTACGGTCAACGATAATCAGCCTGTGGAAAGCGTCAAAATTCCGCTAAAACAGCAGAAAATTTATTTGAAGCTAAGCTGTGATTTTACGGATCGACGGGACCTGGCTTCCTTCGCTTACAGCCTGGATGGTAAATCGTGGAATACGGTTGGTGAAAAATTAAAAATGTCCTACACCTTACCACATTTTATGGGGTACCGTTTCGGTCTTTTTAATTTCGCCACACAGCAAATTGGTGGCCATGCTGACTTTGATTATTTCAACATCAAAATTAACTAA
- a CDS encoding sialate O-acetylesterase gives MKTKFILCCLAWLLVFSFSVTGKVTLPQLVSSHMVLQRETSLTIWGWAAAKEKITISFNGKTYQATTDEQGSWSVKMSKMKAGGPFKMIVKGENTITLDDILLGDVWFCSGQSNMALPMERLKEAYPQVIEKDHFPLIRNFFVPTKADLSGESIDLPPGKWVPATGAGILSFGGTSYFFAKTLFQKYNIPIGIINSSVGGTPIEAWMSRDAFFTNPAQLKKIDNFRDSTFMANYQKNLKEKNLIRPTAPTPIIDEGLSGPVKWIDPDFNASGWRKFWMPGYWADQGVRNFNGIFYFRKELQIPAEMSGQQAKLYLGRIIDADSVFLNGKFIGNTTYQYPPRRYVIPAGLLKTGKNILIVKVVSSSGKGGFVPDKNYSLLTPAKKIDLRGEWSFEVGYAQPRQNQGFRGEAEMPLVAQNEPTGLFNTMVSPAVRFAIKGFLWYQGESNTGNAKAYGQLLPALIKDWRGKWKQGDLPFIYAQLPNFMEASYLPEESSWAQFRQSQLQTLSVPNTGMAVTIDTGEWNDIHPLNKKDVGERLALWASHLAYQDQKIIYSGPIYKSNHANGSELTINFDHSTPGLMIKGSDKLTGFALAGEDKVFYWAQARIVGDTVVLSSPLVVKPAFVRYAWADNPDRANLYNKADLPASPFEAEVN, from the coding sequence ATGAAAACAAAATTTATTTTATGCTGCCTCGCCTGGCTACTGGTTTTCAGTTTTTCGGTTACCGGCAAGGTTACCTTACCACAGTTAGTATCCAGCCACATGGTGCTCCAGCGGGAAACTTCCCTGACGATATGGGGATGGGCAGCGGCAAAAGAAAAAATAACCATTAGTTTTAACGGAAAAACTTATCAGGCTACCACAGATGAACAAGGCTCATGGTCAGTGAAAATGAGCAAGATGAAAGCTGGTGGGCCTTTTAAAATGATTGTTAAAGGTGAAAATACGATTACCCTTGATGATATTCTGTTGGGAGATGTGTGGTTTTGTTCAGGGCAATCCAATATGGCCCTGCCAATGGAGCGGTTAAAAGAAGCTTATCCGCAGGTGATTGAAAAGGATCATTTTCCTTTGATAAGAAACTTTTTTGTTCCAACCAAAGCAGACCTGTCTGGAGAATCCATTGATCTTCCTCCGGGAAAATGGGTTCCCGCCACCGGTGCGGGTATCTTAAGTTTTGGGGGAACAAGTTATTTTTTTGCAAAAACGCTCTTCCAAAAATATAACATTCCGATAGGTATCATCAATTCAAGCGTTGGGGGTACCCCGATTGAGGCCTGGATGAGTCGTGATGCATTTTTTACGAATCCCGCGCAGCTGAAAAAAATAGACAATTTCAGGGATTCCACATTTATGGCCAATTATCAAAAAAATCTTAAAGAGAAGAACTTAATCAGGCCAACAGCACCAACCCCCATAATTGATGAAGGGCTTTCGGGCCCGGTAAAATGGATAGATCCTGATTTTAATGCCAGCGGCTGGCGAAAATTCTGGATGCCGGGCTACTGGGCTGATCAGGGAGTCCGGAATTTTAACGGGATTTTTTATTTTAGGAAAGAATTACAAATCCCCGCAGAAATGAGCGGACAGCAGGCTAAGCTTTATCTGGGCCGCATCATAGATGCAGATTCAGTGTTCCTCAACGGTAAATTTATCGGCAACACCACCTATCAATATCCTCCCCGTAGATATGTTATTCCTGCAGGCTTATTGAAAACAGGAAAAAACATTCTTATTGTGAAAGTGGTAAGCAGCAGCGGTAAAGGAGGCTTTGTGCCAGATAAAAACTATTCCTTGCTAACTCCAGCAAAAAAAATAGACTTACGTGGCGAATGGAGTTTCGAAGTAGGCTATGCACAGCCAAGGCAAAACCAGGGCTTTCGTGGTGAAGCCGAAATGCCCTTGGTTGCGCAGAATGAGCCAACCGGATTATTCAATACCATGGTTTCGCCAGCTGTCCGGTTTGCGATTAAAGGTTTTCTTTGGTACCAGGGTGAATCGAATACCGGGAATGCAAAAGCATATGGGCAGCTGTTACCGGCGCTTATAAAAGACTGGCGCGGTAAATGGAAGCAGGGAGATTTGCCGTTTATCTATGCGCAGTTGCCTAATTTTATGGAAGCCAGCTATTTGCCCGAAGAAAGTAGTTGGGCGCAGTTCAGGCAAAGCCAGCTGCAGACACTTTCAGTACCCAATACAGGGATGGCTGTAACCATTGATACCGGTGAATGGAATGATATTCATCCGCTAAATAAAAAAGACGTCGGTGAACGTTTGGCACTTTGGGCTTCACATTTGGCTTACCAGGATCAAAAGATTATTTATTCGGGACCTATTTATAAATCAAACCATGCAAACGGATCTGAACTGACTATAAATTTTGACCATAGTACGCCTGGGCTGATGATTAAAGGATCTGATAAACTTACCGGTTTCGCCCTTGCGGGTGAGGATAAAGTTTTTTATTGGGCCCAGGCCAGGATAGTGGGAGATACCGTTGTGCTCTCGAGCCCCTTGGTCGTAAAGCCTGCCTTTGTCCGTTATGCATGGGCTGATAATCCCGATCGGGCTAATTTATACAACAAGGCTGATTTACCGGCTTCCCCTTTTGAAGCGGAAGTTAATTAA